The following proteins are encoded in a genomic region of Brachypodium distachyon strain Bd21 chromosome 1, Brachypodium_distachyon_v3.0, whole genome shotgun sequence:
- the LOC100830802 gene encoding protein SHORT-ROOT 1 translates to MDTLFRLVSLQATTEQQQQQQQQSASYNSRSTTSSGSRSSSHHTTASYSYYNSGSGSGGQPQQQYYYSQPQQSYYLEPYHEECGGGNAHQDHHQHHQQHQHQQQQLYMDEDFSSSSSSRHFGGHHGSHGGQQQQPSSTPPLSTTSSTAAGHALFEPAELSFPPDLNLDFSSPASSSGGGIAAASASSPAVIGGAGGGRWASQLLMECARAVASRDSTRVQQLMWMLNELASPYGDVEQKLASYFLQALFARLTASGPRTLRTLAAATDRNTSFDSTRRVALKFQELSPWSSFGHVAANGAILESFLEAAAAAPSSEPQRFHILDLSNTFCTQWPTLLEALATRSPDDTPHLSITTVHVSSSSAASSPAVQRVMREIGQRMEKFARLMGVPFRFRAVHHSGDLAELDLDALDVREGGATTGIAVNCVNSLRGVGARRRGEFAALLRRLGPRVVTVVEEEADFVADSDHHRSADQDAETDQAAFLKVFGEGLRFFSAYMDSLEESFPKTSNERLALERGAGRAIVDLVSCPASESMERRETAAAWARRLRCAGFSPVAFSDDVADDVRSLLRRYREGWSMRDAGAEDSAAAGAGVFLQWKEQPLVWASAWRP, encoded by the coding sequence ATGGATACGCTGTTTAGGTTGGTTAGCCTCCAAGCCACCaccgagcagcagcagcagcagcagcagcagtcggcGTCGTACAACTCCAGGAGCACCACCTCGAGCGGCTCTCGGTCGTCCTCGCACCACACCACCGCCTCCTACAGCTACTACAACagcggctccggctccggcgggcagccgcagcagcagtacTACTATAGCCAGCCGCAGCAGTCGTACTACCTGGAGCCGTACCACGAagaatgcggcggcggcaacgccCACCAGGATCATCATCAACATCATCAGCaacaccagcaccagcagcagcagctctaCATGGATGAGGActtctcgtcgtcgtcttcctcgagaCACTTTGGGGGCCACCATGGTTCCCACggggggcagcagcagcagccgtcgTCCACGCCCCCGCTGTCCACGACGTCTTCCACGGCCGCCGGGCACGCGCTGTTCGAGCCAGCCGAGCTCTCGTTCCCGCCGGACCTCAACCTCGACTTCTCGTCCCCGGCTTCGTCCTCCGGAGGGGGCatcgcggcggcgtccgctTCGTCTCCGGCGGTTATTGGTGGCGCAGGAGGCGGGCGGTGGGCGAGCCAGCTGCTGATGGAGTGCGCGCGGGCCGTGGCGTCCCGGGACAGCACGCGCGTGCAGCAGCTCATGTGGATGCTCAACGAGCTGGCGTCGCCGTACGGGGACGTGGAGCAGAAGCTGGCCTCCTACTTCCTGCAGGCGCTCTTCGCCCGGCTCACGGCGTCCGGGCCGCGCACGCTGCGGACGCTGGCCGCGGCAACGGACCGGAACACCTCCTTCGACTCCACCCGCCGCGTCGCGCTCAAGTTCCAGGAGCTCAGCCCGTGGTCCTCCTTCGGCCACGTGGCCGCCAACGGGGCCATCCTCGAGTCCTTcctcgaggccgccgccgcggcgccatcGTCGGAGCCACAGCGGTTCCacatcctcgacctcagcaaCACCTTCTGCACGCAGTGGCCGACGCTCCTCGAGGCGCTCGCCACACGCTCCCCCGACGACACGCCGCACCTCTCCATCACCACCGTCCAcgtgtcctcctcctccgccgcgtcgTCCCCCGCCGTGCAGCGCGTGATGCGGGAGATCGGCCAGCGGATGGAGAAGTTCGCCCGCCTCATGGGCGTCCCCTTCCGCTTCCGCGCCGTGCACCACTCGGGCGACCTGGCCGAGCTCGACCTCGACGCGCTCGACGTCCGCGAGGGCGGCGCCACGACCGGCATCGCCGTCAACTGCGTCAACTCGCTCCGCGGCGTCGGCGCACGCCGGCGCGGCGAGTTCGCggcgctgctccgccgcctcggccccCGGGTCGTCACCGTggtcgaggaagaagccgactTCGTGGCCGACTCCGATCATCACAGGTCTGCTGACCAAGACGCGGAGACAGATCAGGCGGCGTTCCTGAAGGTGTTCGGCGAAGGGCTGCGCTTCTTCTCGGCCTACATGGACTCGCTGGAGGAGAGCTTCCCCAAGACGAGCAACGAGAGGCTGGCGCTGGAGAGGGGCGCCGGGCGCGCCATTGTCGACCTGGTCTCGTGCCCGGCGTCCGAGTCCATGGAGCGGCGGGAGACGGCCGCGGCATgggcgcggcggctgcggtGCGCCGGGTTCTCGCCCGTGGCGTTCAGCGATGACGTCGCGGACGACGTGCGCTCGCTCCTGCGCCGGTACCGGGAGGGATGGTCGATGCGGGACGCCGGCGCGGAGGattcggcggcggccggggccggcGTGTTCCTGCAGTGGAAGGAGCAGCCTCTCGTGTGGGCGAGCGCCTGGAGGCCATGA
- the LOC100831109 gene encoding GDSL esterase/lipase CPRD49 isoform X1: protein MIGGAAGRPVFVLFGSSTVQYSFSNGGWGATLADIYARKADIILRGYIGWNSRRALQVIEKVFPKDSEVQPSLVIVYFGGNDSIAEHSSGLGPHVPLEEYTENMRKIAKHLKSLSDKTRVIFLSCAPINEETLRKTMSTELSEVIRTNEACRLYSEACISVCKEMDIKMVDLWNAIQKRDDWATTCFTDGVHFSEEGSNIVVEQILRVLKDAAEWEPSLHWKAMPTEFDEDSPYDPVASSGQSTINPTKLTFLTKIPWE from the exons ATGATTGGCGgtgcagccggccggccggtgttCGTGCTCTTCGGCTCCTCCACCGTGCAGTACAGCTTCAGCAACGGCGGATGGGGAGCTACTCTCGCCGACATCTACGCCCGCAAG GCTGATATTATTCTGAGAGGGTATATTGGCTGGAACTCAAGGCGGGCACTTCAAGTCATTGAAAAAGTTTTCCCCAAG GATTCAGAAGTGCAACCTAGCTTGGTAATAGTTTACTTTGGTGGCAATGATTCGATTGCTGAACACTCTTCTGGGCTTGGACCTCATGTGCCGCTTGAGGAGTACACAGAGAACATGAGGAAGATAGCGAAGCACCTCAAGAGCCTCTCCGACAAGACCCGCGTGATCTTCCTGAGCTGTGCACCGATCAACGAGGAGACGCTCCGGAAAACAATGAGCACGGAGCTGAGCGAGGTTATACGGACCAACGAAGCCTGCCGTCTCTACTCCGAAGCATGCATATCTGTGTGCAAAGAGATGGACATCAAGATGGTTGATCTCTGGAACGCCATACAGAAACGGGACGACTGGGCCACGACGTGCTTTAC GGATGGGGTGCATTTCTCAGAAGAGGGGAGCAACATAGTTGTGGAACAGATTCTGAGGGTTCTCAAGGATGCTGCAGAGTGGGAGCCAAGCCTGCACTGGAAGGCGATGCCGACCGAGTTTGATGAGGACTCGCCCTACGACCCTGTCGCCTCCAGCGGCCAATCCACCATCAACCCAACCAAGTTGACCTTCCTCACGAAAATACCATGGGAATGA
- the LOC100831109 gene encoding GDSL esterase/lipase CPRD49 isoform X2, whose amino-acid sequence MFNSIPSVQCISNFTTMADIILRGYIGWNSRRALQVIEKVFPKDSEVQPSLVIVYFGGNDSIAEHSSGLGPHVPLEEYTENMRKIAKHLKSLSDKTRVIFLSCAPINEETLRKTMSTELSEVIRTNEACRLYSEACISVCKEMDIKMVDLWNAIQKRDDWATTCFTDGVHFSEEGSNIVVEQILRVLKDAAEWEPSLHWKAMPTEFDEDSPYDPVASSGQSTINPTKLTFLTKIPWE is encoded by the exons ATGTTCAACTCGATCCCTTCCGTGCAATGCATCTCTAATTTTACTACGATG GCTGATATTATTCTGAGAGGGTATATTGGCTGGAACTCAAGGCGGGCACTTCAAGTCATTGAAAAAGTTTTCCCCAAG GATTCAGAAGTGCAACCTAGCTTGGTAATAGTTTACTTTGGTGGCAATGATTCGATTGCTGAACACTCTTCTGGGCTTGGACCTCATGTGCCGCTTGAGGAGTACACAGAGAACATGAGGAAGATAGCGAAGCACCTCAAGAGCCTCTCCGACAAGACCCGCGTGATCTTCCTGAGCTGTGCACCGATCAACGAGGAGACGCTCCGGAAAACAATGAGCACGGAGCTGAGCGAGGTTATACGGACCAACGAAGCCTGCCGTCTCTACTCCGAAGCATGCATATCTGTGTGCAAAGAGATGGACATCAAGATGGTTGATCTCTGGAACGCCATACAGAAACGGGACGACTGGGCCACGACGTGCTTTAC GGATGGGGTGCATTTCTCAGAAGAGGGGAGCAACATAGTTGTGGAACAGATTCTGAGGGTTCTCAAGGATGCTGCAGAGTGGGAGCCAAGCCTGCACTGGAAGGCGATGCCGACCGAGTTTGATGAGGACTCGCCCTACGACCCTGTCGCCTCCAGCGGCCAATCCACCATCAACCCAACCAAGTTGACCTTCCTCACGAAAATACCATGGGAATGA
- the LOC100831410 gene encoding GDSL esterase/lipase At4g10955: protein MATHDNLPCSTSWRELTRTSWRDDDYRRMVMASLIEAVYLLELERQERRDAAEVAQQWWKPFSYRLAHELVDERDGSVFGAIFERDAHHLFDGRDDADRRAAPSAVIAFRGTLLRAPTIRRDVEDELRLLARNSLRGSARLAGAMRALRDTIDRFGSENVCLCGHSLGAGFARQIGRMLMASSRPQQQQQQQGTASLEFHLFNAPYLSLPMGVRRVVRTADCLVKTLRTGAAAVGKWHGKALKNVGYANCVLGYTRLDSGSRRLFD from the exons ATGGCGACGCACGACAACTTGCCCTGCTCGACTTCTTGGAGAGAGCTCACACGCACCAGCTG GCGGGACGACGATTACAGGAGGATGGTGATGGCGAGCCTGATCGAGGCGGTGTACCTGCTGGAGCTGGAGAGGCAGGAGCGGCGGgacgcggcggaggtggcgcaGCAGTGGTGGAAGCCCTTCAGCTACCGCCTGgcgcacgagctggtggacGAGCGCGACGGATCCGTATTCGGCGCCATCTTCGAGCGGGACGCCCACCACCTGTTCGACGGCCGTGACGACGCcgaccgccgcgccgccccgagcGCGGTGATCGCGTTCCGGGGCACGCTGCTGCGCGCGCCCACCATCCGGCGCGACGTGGAGGACGAGCTCCGCCTGCTGGCCCGCAACAGCCTCCGCGGGTCCGCgcgcctcgccggcgccatgCGCGCGCTCAGGGACACCATCGACAGGTTCGGGTCCGAGAACGTCTGCCTCTGCGGCCACTccctcggcgccggcttcgcGCGCCAGATCGGCAGGATGCTCATGGCCTCGTCTCgtcctcagcagcagcagcagcagcaggggacGGCGTCGCTCGAGTTCCACCTGTTCAACGCGCCTTACCTGTCGCTGCCGATGGGCGTGAGGAGGGTGGTCAGGACGGCGGACTGCCTTGTCAAGACGCTccgcaccggcgccgccgccgtcggcaaGTGGCACGGCAAGGCGCTCAAGAACGTTGGCTACGCCAACTGCGTGCTCGGCTACACCAGGCTCGACAGCGGAAGCAGGAGGTTGTTCGACTGA
- the LOC100831711 gene encoding protein EFFECTOR OF TRANSCRIPTION 2, with product MPAAPAPAARLKREDCPRTKHDSLFSPWKVLVGPSDWEDHAAGKEGVQRYHTLNLPDNFPGLYELGVARPSSEGVRARRNLLGGVVVMYLGQADNVRARLQQYGRTGSHLDTGNPSVSVCKAEMNMLEAGPGLFREVFSRGYSVVFRCALMGNKKEAEKTEGQLLRVFDYAWNKLQNGACRREEILLKLEVGSHRASLLCRVRQLKQKMFGEKAGIKISSSASVDMSSDTMKHMLPRICTFVGFRPRIVNSGDDSGNMIAIHPKRTSESNTTGNKQAHRRSEGYKVKKINVIKRRTAPVQESNSVCGVVLEDGSSCLENPVEGRKRCELHKGRRVTVIGSPKAESSSSYRCQVGIPTVESVPRLSENRSKSGQAWHTSVDKSKNMFLNAKESSRRMDISEAKEVKTGEALVEDVTSGTSDPESQFKEDQPSGRMWFELLKAQKLASRSRGQGSRARVADDMAAECGIVTDNGCCRLVPVAGSNRCKEHEGIQATGAPSVPSPGSSGWPSICGARASDGSPCKNQPSAGRKRCALHKGQRAASTPLIG from the exons ATGCCTGcggcccccgcccccgccgccaggCTGAAGCGGGAGGACTGCCCCCGAACCAAGCATGACTCGCTCTTCTCCCCATGGAAG GTCCTCGTCGGCCCGTCAGACTGGGAGGACCACGCCgctgggaaggagggagtccAGAGATACCACACGCTCAACCTCCCGGACAACTTCCCTGGTCTCTACGAGCTGGGCGTCGCTAGACCTTCCTCTGAAGGTGTTAGGGCTCGCAGGAATTTATTGGGTGGCGTCGTCGTGATGTACCTCGGGCAGGCCGATAACGTCAGGGCGAGGCTCCAGCAGTACGGACGAACAGGGTCGCACCTGGACACTGGAAACCCTTCGGTGTCTGTTTGTAAAGCTGAGATGAACATGCTTGAGGCGGGGCCTGGATTGTTCAGAGAAGTGTTCTCCAGAGGTTACTCCGTGGTGTTTCGATGTGCGCTG ATGGGTAACAAAAAGGAAGCCGAGAAGACTGAAGGACAGCTGCTGAGAGTATTTGATTATGCATGGAATAAGCTTCAGAATGGTGCTTGTCGCCGCGAAGAAATACTGCTCAAGTTAGAAGTGGGAAGCCATAGAGCATCACTTCTGTGCAGAGTACGGCAGTTGAAACAGAAAATGTTTGGAGAGAAGGCAGGTATAAAGATTAGTAGCAGTGCATCAGTTGACATGTCATCTGACACTATGAAACATATGCTGCCAAGAATTTGTACATTTGTTGGCTTCAGACCTCGGATAGTTAACTCTGGCGATGATTCAGGCAACATGATTGCCATTCACCCGAAACGCACATCTGAGTCTAACACTACTGGTAATAAACAAGCACATAGAAGGTCTGAAGGATACAAGGTTAAAAAGATCAATGTTATAAAACGAAGAACTGCGCCGGTACAAGAATCCAATTCTGTTTGTGGAGTAGTGCTAGAAGATGGTTCTTCTTGTTTGGAGAATCCGGTGGAAGGTAGGAAGAGGTGTGAGTTACACAAAGGTAGAAGAGTCACAGTCATAGGCAGTCCTAAAGCGGAATCCTCTTCTAGCTACAGATGCCAAGTTGGTATTCCAACTGTTGAATCTGTACCTCGACTATCTGAAAACCGAAGCAAGTCAGGCCAAGCATGGCATACCAGTGTAGACAAGtccaaaaatatgttcctAAATGCAAAGGAATCTTCACGGCGAATGGACATCTCTGAAGCAAAAGAGGTGAAAACTGGAGAAGCTCTTGTAGAAGATGTAACATCTGGAACCTCTGATCCTGAATCTCAGTTCAAGGAGGATCAGCCTTCTGGAAGAATGTGGTTTGAGCTGCTCAAAGCACAGAAGTTAGCCAGCAGATCACGAGGCCAAGGATCTCGAGCAAGAGTAGCTGACGACATGGCAGCCGAGTGTGGAATAGTGACTGATAATGGGTGCTGCAGATTGGTACCAGTGGCAGGAAGTAATAGATGCAAGGAGCACGAAGGAATTCAGGCCACTGGTGCTCCATCTGTCCCATCTCCAGGAAGCTCAGGATGGCCATCCATTTGTGGTGCTCGAGCATCAGATGGCTCACCTTGTAAGAACCAGCCAAGTGCAGGGAGGAAGAGATGTGCACTGCATAAAGGTCAAAGAGCAGCATCTACACCATTGATCGGATAG
- the LOC100832308 gene encoding uncharacterized protein LOC100832308, which produces MYQLYREQRNTSKICTEKTRVLPFRCQPSLRLRSCGFAYLEPPKSKFHPRTARTPSPPLQLQSIAHCLPRKMLPPQLPKPAHLSLFSTAISCSRGSVICSGRRRGRRPKPKPIALPPAPLRRLVSSSLRRLLPRPRLLGGGWLGRQGRRGWKAPAEEIALLVLSLAFGDRLTVLAESWRASGLGQALGIWAALWGRGRRRRSNGLRRLAALFLGIAFCALVSHFRGAALLEGLGKTSGAGRKLARILLH; this is translated from the coding sequence ATGTATCAGCTTTACAGAGAACAGAGGAATACCTCGAAGATTTGCACGGAGAAGACACGTGTCCTTCCGTTTAGATGCCAGCCATCCTTGCGCTTGCGCAGTTGCGGCTTCGCCTATTTGGAGCCTCCAAAATCCAAATTCCATCCGCGAACAGCACGAACACCCTCCCCTCCGCTTCAACTCCAAAGCATCGCCCATTGCTTGCCTCGCAAGATGCTCCCGCCGCAACTCCCTAAACCCGCGCacctctccctcttctccaCCGCCATCAGCTGCAGCCGTGGCTCCGTCATCTGCAGCGgccgtcgccgcggccgccgcccgaagCCCAAGCCCATCGCATTGCCCCCTGCGCCGCTCCGTCGCCtggtctcctcctccctccgccgcctcctcccgcgcccgcgcctcctcggcggcggatGGCTCGGGCGCCAGGGAAGGAGAGGGTGGAAGGCGCCCGCTGAGGAAATCGCGCTGCTGGTCCTCTCTCTGGCGTTCGGCGACAGGCTCACCGTCCTCGCGGAGTCCTGGCGCGCGTCGGGGCTGGGCCAGGCGCTCGGCATCTGGGCGGCGTTgtgggggagagggaggaggaggaggagtaacGGGCTCCGAAGGCTCGCGGCGCTCTTTCTCGGGATCGCGTTCTGCGCGCTCGTGTCCCATTTCAGGGGCGCGGCGCTCTTGGAAGGCCTCGGAAAGACGTCGGGCGCCGGCCGGAAATTAGCGCGGATTTTGCTGCATTGA
- the LOC100839563 gene encoding SUMO-activating enzyme subunit 2, which produces MASAASEEAVKAAKVLMVGAGGIGCELLKTLALTGFSDIHLIDLDTIEVSNLNRQFLFRKSHVGQSKAHVARDAVLKFRPKINISSYHANVKDAQFNVDFFKQFNVVLNGLDNLDARRHVNRLCLAAEVPLVESGTTGFLGQVTVHVKGKTECYECQPKPVPKSYPVCTITSTPSKFVHCIVWAKDLLFAKLFGDKNQDNDLNVHSKDGSSSKSDVFERDVDEDLDQYARRIYDHVFGYNIEVALDNEETWKNRRRPTPVYIRDTLPEETVQQNGTSRECNNGHEEPSAMASLGFRNPQEIWTLADNSRVFLETLKLFFEKRQKEIGNLIFDKDDQLAVELVTSAANIRAHSFGIPLHSLFEAKGVAGNIVHAVATTNAMIAGLIVIEAVKVLQGDYKNYRMTYCLEHAKRKMLLMPVEPFEPNESCYVCSETPLLLDVNTKTTKLREVIDKIIKSKLGMNLPLVMIGSTLVFEDGDGLEEDEAANYALNLEKVLAELPAPVINGTKLTVEDFQQELSCSINIKHREEFDEEKEPDGMVLSGWSAPVEKQVTSNGGKLAASSSSAHDTVGDASANPGTKRKLDEVLESKENCDASSSAQVIEDDDDTIMLDEDPTLLKKKRSQ; this is translated from the exons ATGGCTTCCGCCGCCTCGGAGGAGGCCGTCAAG GCGGCGAAGGTTCTGATGGTCGGGGCGGGCGGCATCGGGTGCGAGCTGCTCAAGacgctcgcgctcaccggcTTCAGCGACATCCACCTC attGACTTGGACACTATTGAGGTCAGCAATCTGAACAGGCAGTTTTTATTTCGGAAGAGCCATGTTGGACAATCAAAAGCCCAT GTTGCTCGGGATGCTGTTCTGAAATTCAGGCCAAAGATCAACATATCATCATATCATGCAAATGTTAAGGATGCTCAGTTCAATGTTGATTTTTTCAAGCAGTTTAATGTAGTTCTGAATGGCCTCGATAACTTGGATGCTCGACGGCATGTTAATCGTCTTTGCCTTGCTGCTGAAGTTCCTTTGGTTGAAAGTGGGACCACTGGGTTTCTAGGACAG GTCACTGTTCATGTCAAGGGTAAAACAGAGTGCTATGAATGTCAGCCAAAGCCTGTCCCTAAATCATATCCGGTCTGCACAATTACGAGCACTCCATCAAAG TTTGTTCACTGTATTGTTTGGGCAAAGGACTTGCTTTTTGCAAAACTGTTTGGTGATAAGAACCAAGATAATGACCTTAATGTGCATTCAAAAGATGGCAGCAGTTCAAAATCCGATGTATTTGAAAGGGATGTTGATGAAGATCTTGATCAATATGCTCGGAGGATTTATGATCATGTATTTGGTTACAACATCGAAGTTGCCTTGGATAATGAAGAAACTTGGAAGAATCGAAGAAGACCAACTCCAGTATACATCAGAGACACATTGCCTGAAGAAACCGTTCAGCAAAATGGTACCTCAAGAGAGTGCAATAATGGACATGAAGAACCATCAGCTATGGCGTCTTTAGGTTTTAGAAACCCTCAAGAGATATGGACTCTTGCTGACAATTCAAGAGTGTTTTTGGAGActttaaaattattttttgaaaaaagacAGAAG GAAATAGGGAACTTAATTTTTGACAAGGATGATCAATTAGCTGTGGAGCTTGTTACTTCTGCAGCTAATATCAGAGCTCACTCTTTTGGAATACCACTGCATAGCCTTTTTGAAGCCAAAGGTGTTGCTGGGAACATTGTTCATGCTGTTGCAACAACAAATGCTATGATAGCTGGTCTCATTGTTATTGAAGCAGTCAAAGTTCTTCAGGGTGATTATAAGAACTATAG AATGACATATTGCCTTGAACATGCTAAAAGGAAGATGCTCTTGATGCCTGTAGAACCTTTTGAACCTAATGAATCATGCTATGTCTGCTCTGAG ACCCCTCTTCTGTTGGATGTTAACACAAAGACAACAAAGCTTAGGGAGGTTATTGACAAGATTATAAAAAGCAAACTTGGAATGAACCTCCCTCTGGTAATGATTGGCTCCACACTTGTTTTTGAGGATGGTGATGGCTTAGAGGAAGATGAGGCGGCAAACTATGCTCTAAACCTCGAAAAG GTCTTGGCTGAACTTCCAGCTCCAGTTATTAACGGTACAAAGCTTACAGTTGAAGATTTCCAGCAGGAGTTATCATGCAGCATCAACATCAAGCACAG GGAAGAGTTTGATGAGGAAAAAGAGCCGGATGGAATGGTTCTATCTGGATGGTCTGCTCCGGTGGAGAAGCAAGTTACCAGTAATGGGGGCAAATTGGCAGCTTCTTCATCCAGTGCACATGACACTGTCGGTGATGCATCAGCAAATCCTGGAACAAAGCGCAAGCTGGATGAAGTACTAGAATCAAAGGAAAATTGTGATGCATCCAGTAGTGCTCAAGTTAttgaagacgacgacgataCTATTATGCTTGATGAGGACCCAACATTACTCAAGAAAAAGAGATCGCAATAG
- the LOC100832930 gene encoding anthocyanidin 3-O-glucosyltransferase 2, translating into MAKPTVVLLPVWGAGHFMPMIELGKRMLRCSDGALSLTVLLMPAPTAQAVSDIAEHVRREESADIRFHHLPSVPLPADHTGVEEFISRIVESHVPHVMSAVSALSCPVAALVVDIFCTPAFDVSSALAVPAYVYFASGAAMLALLLRSPSLHEETEAEFFDDSAVLDVPGLPPVPPSFLPATMLDRKKSTYTWFVYTGRRYTEASGFIVNTAAELEPGVLAAIAPTVYPIGPAISFPAAAENNPQPHECIRWLDAQPRASVLLLCFGSKGILSTRQVHEIAHGLARSGHRFLWVLRGLPLDATQGAREARDADLDERLPDGFLEKTKGIGLVWPKRAPQKEILAHASVGGFVTHCGWNSVLESLWFGVPMLPWPLDADQHLNAFTLVYDMGVAVPLEMGGRQEPYVEAAELERSVRSLMGGGEEGRKAREKAMGMKALCRKAVEQNGSSYVSLKRLSEDVLRGAVLPKNEPDHLSK; encoded by the coding sequence ATGGCAAAACCGACCGTCGTCCTGCTACCCGTGTGGGGCGCCGGCCACTTCATGCCGATGATCGAGCTCGGCAAGCGGATGCTCCGGTGCAGCGACGGCGCGCTCTCGCTCACGGTGCTCCTCATGCCGGCCCCGACGGCCCAGGCCGTCTCCGACATTGCGGAGCACGTGCGCCGGGAGGAATCCGCCGACATCCGTTTCCACCACCTCCCGAGCGTGCCGCTCCCGGCCGACCACACGGGCGTCGAGGAGTTCATCTCCCGCATCGTGGAGTCCCACGTGCCGCACGTCATGTCCGCGGTGTCCGCCCTGTCCTGCCCCGTGGCCGCGCTCGTCGTCGACATCTTCTGCACGCCGGCCTTCGACGTGTCCTCCGCGCTCGCCGTCCCGGCCTACGTGTACTTCGCGTCCGGCGCCGCGAtgctggcgctgctgctgcgctcGCCGTCGCTCCACGAGGAGACGGAGGCGGAATTTTTCGATGATTCCGCGGTGTTGGACGTGCCCGGGctcccgccggtgccgccgtcGTTCCTTCCCGCGACGATGCTGGACAGGAAGAAGTCGACTTACACATGGTTCGTGTACACCGGGAGGCGTTACACGGAAGCCAGCGGCTTCATCGTCAACACGGCAGCCGAGCTCGAGCCGGGGGTtctcgccgccatcgccccGACAGTGTACCCAATCGGGCCAGCCATCTCATTCCCAGCCGCTGCTGAGAATAATCCGCAGCCGCACGAGTGCATCCGGTGGCTCGACGCGCAGCCTCGTGCCTccgtgctgctgctctgcttcgGGAGCAAAGGGATCCTGAGCACGCGGCAGGTGCACGAGATAGCGCACGGCCTGGCACGCAgcgggcaccggttcctgtgGGTGCTGCGTGGGCTGCCGCTGGACGCCACGCAGGGCGCGCGGGAGGCCAGGGACGCGGACCTCGACGAGCGTCTCCCGGATGGGTTTCTGGAGAAGACGAAAGGGATAGGGCTGGTGTGGCCCAAGAGAGCGCCGCAGAAGGAGATCCTGGCCCACGCCTCCGTGGGGGGCTTCGTCACCCACTGTGGCTGGAACTCGGTCCTGGAGAGCCTGTGGTTCGGCGTGCCGATGCTGCCGTGGCCACTCGATGCTGACCAGCATTTGAACGCGTTCACGTTGGTTTACGACATGGGCGTCGCCGTGCCGTTGGAGATGGGCGGGAGGCAGGAGCCTTAcgtcgaggcggcggagctggaGCGATCCGTGAGGTCCCTGATGgggggcggcgaggaggggagGAAGGCGAGAGAGAAGGCCATGGGGATGAAGGCCCTGTGCCGGAAGGCCGTCGAGCAGAATGGCTCTTCTTATGTTTCGTTGAAGAGGCTCTCCGAGGATGTTCTTCGAGGTGCGGTGCTGCCGAAAAATGAGCCTGATCACTTGTCAAAATAA